CCGGTGTAGAGGTCGCCTTCCTCCCCGGTGGCGCAACCCGAGTCCTGAGCGGCCAGCTCAGCTGGCGAGAGCAGGACGGGCGCGATGCTGGGCAGCGACGCGGCGACGGTGAACGCGCCGGCGATGATCAGGTTCCGAGCGGACAGCA
The window above is part of the Mycolicibacterium rutilum genome. Proteins encoded here:
- a CDS encoding intersectin-EH binding protein Ibp1, translated to MGTPMLSARNLIIAGAFTVAASLPSIAPVLLSPAELAAQDSGCATGEEGDLYTGACVPYLVPNTGGLAEPATPTPFQPSPELEELEDVNTPGY